Within the Candidatus Ruthia endofausta genome, the region CGTGTACCATTTATGGATTATAAGTTGGTAGAGCATGCTTTGAGCATGCCGCCAAGCTTAAAAATGCTCAATAAAGGAAAACACCCCCTTAAACAAATTGCCAGAGGTTTGTTGCCCGATAGTGTGATTGACCGTCAAAAAAGCTATTTTCCAATGCCAGCACTTAAATACATACGTGGTGAATTTTTAGACTTTATGTCAGACGTACTAACTTCAAGTAAATGTGTCAATCGTGGTGTGTTTAATCAGGTATTTATTGATAAAGTAATTAACAAGCCGCGAAACTATATGACTGCACTCAATGGTTCGCGTTTATGGCATTTGGTATTATTGGAATATTGGCTACAAATAAATATTGATGAATAAAATAATCATTTATACAGATGGTGGCTGTCGTGGTAACCCTGGTATTGGCGGTTGGGGTGTATGGCTTAGATATGGCGAGCATGATAAAAAACTTCAAGGCGCAGAACGTGATACCACCAATAATCGAATGGAACTTATTGCTGCTATTAAAGCATTAGAAGCAATTAAATCTAGCAACATTGCGATTGATTTATTTACCGATTCTAAATATGTGATGACAGGTATTAGTGAGTGGATTAAAAACTGGAAGGCTAGAAGTTGGAAAACTGCCAATAAAAAACCAGTTAAAAATATAGACTTATGGCAGCGCTTAGATGTGCTTAACAATCAGCACAATGTTGTTTGGCATTGGGTCAAGGGTCATAGTGGCGACAAAGGCAATGACATGGCGGATGCACTGGCAAATTTAGCCATGGATAAAATTAGTAATTGAGTTGAAATATTTAATTAATAATTATAATATTTAAATAGTCTCAAAGAAACTTGCAATCAAAAATAGTGATGCTATAAACGGTAATTCTTGATTATTCAAACAGGAGATTGAGTGTGAGGAAATTAGTTATATTGTTCGGATTTTTCTTAAGTTTTAATGCTTTTACTGATGTAAAAGATTCTTGCGATGATAAAGAAGACAATCATCAAGTTAGTACTTGGCTTGTTTAAGATTGTAAATAATCCAATTCTTGCTGAGAAAAATTAGCAAGCTTTCTGGCTTCAATATTAAAAGGCCCTCTAAGTTGATTGCCAATGTGTTTTTAACCAATTGGCGGGTCTAAAAAACGTTGTTGTCAGAGGGCGTGAAACCAATAATTGCCAATTTTTACATGATTAATCTCATCAGCAAAAATAATGTCTAAAATTTCTACCATGGCTTTAAAGTTTGATTGTTTTTAGAATCATTTAGCCTATTTACCAAATTGATTTTTTCATCAATTTTTGTACTCATTAACGCTTAGCAGGCCAGCTCAAAGACGTTTATAAGCCTCCAATTTTATATCACCCAATTGCCAATCTCCAATTTTAGATTTAATTAACCGTAAAGTTGGAAAACCTGTCATACGCCTAATTTGACGATTTTTACCTTCGGTGATGGTTAACTCAAACTAAGAGTTGGGGATATTTTTGCGTATGCGTATAGGTGGTGTAGGATTCCATAGCCAATCTGGCTGGTTGATAATTTTGACTTGGAAATTTTATCTTGTAATTTTCCGTCATCAGTCAATATAATTAAACTTTCTGAGTCCTTATCTAGCCGTCCAGCAGGGTAAAGTATCTTTAATGGCAATATAATCAAACAAGGTGTGACCTTTCACCACTAAATTGGCATAAAATTCCAAATGGCTTATAAATAGATAAGTTTTAAGCATAGACTTGTTTAGCTCTTGCTATGAATGCATCCAGTTGAGAATTAGCAATTGAGGTAAAAATGGGCGATATGGTAATGTCGACTAATTTTGATGAAAAGCTAAATTCCAAGTTGAGTTCAATTTTGCAGGCACTGCTACTTAGTTTTGTGAATATCCAAGCACCACTTAGATGTTTAAATGGCCCTTCCTTAAGTTGCATATCAATTTTTTGATGGGGAGTTAAGGTGTTGATTGTTGTAAAAATTTGATTAAAAATCCCTTTATTAATCTTAACTGAGGCTATGATTTTATCATCAGATTGCTTTAAAATAGAAGCATCTGAGCACCAATTAAGAAATTGAGGATATTGATTAACCTGATTAACCAATTGATACATTTGTTTACAAGAATAGGCAACAATGGCATTATTAGAAATATGATGCATGGCTAAAAAAATAATGGCTAAAAAAAATAAAAAAATAAAAACAAGTTCAAACACCATTGCGCTTAATAAAAAGGCAAGACGTGACTATTTTATCGAACAAACCCTGGAAGCTGGTTTAAGTTTAGAGGGCTGGGAAGTAAAAAGTTTGCGAGACTCTAAAGCCCAAATCAAAGAAAGTTACGTTATTTTAAAAAATAATGAATTGTTTTTGTTTGGTGCGCATGTTTCACCACTTAAAAGCGCATCAACACATGTCAATGCTGATTCTACTCGTACTCGCAAATTATTACTTAATCGTTTAGAAATTAATCGTATTAAGGATAAAATTAACCAAAAAGGTGCCACTGTTGTACCGCTTAAGCTTTATTGGGTTAGAGGCAAGGTGAAATTAGAAATTGGCGTGGCCAAGGGTAAAAAATCTCATGACAAACGCCAAGACATTAAGTCAAGAGATTGGCAAAGAGATAAACAAAGAGCGCTAAAAGAGACAAATAAATAAAGATTTTAGCTTTGATTGGTGATTATTTATTTTCTTAGTAAATTTGTAATTTACTAAGAAAAATATCTTTATAATTAAATAGGCTGAATGTTGGAGGTTGGTAATAGATAGTTTTTATTTGCTTTTCATTCTCTACCTCCTTTAATGATCAACCTTATAGTATTTGGTACTTTACAAATTAATTTCTCGAGGAGAAAAAAATGAATAAATCAGGGTTAATTGATGCAATTGCATCAGTGGCAAACCTATCTAAAGCAGATGCCTCTCGTGCATTAAATGCAACAACAGATGCTATTACTAGAGCTATGACTAGCAGTGATGGTGTACAGCTTACTGGCTTTGGTAGTTTTATTGTTAGAGGCCGTGCAGCACGCACAGGTCGTAATCCACAAACAGGTGCAACGATTCAAATCAAAGCATCAAAAGTGGCTGCTTTTAAAGCAGGCAAAGCATTAAAGGAGGCGATTAATAAATAAACTTATTAATCAGTTCTAAAAAGCACTTTTAGGTGCTTTTTTTATGTCTGAAATTTGGTAGAATACTCGCTTTATTTACGATTAGTGGAGATTTTATGGAACGTACTTTATCAATTATCAAGCCAGATGCGGTTGCAAAAAACGTAATCGGTCAAATTTATTCTCGTTTTGAAGAAGCTGGTTTTAAAATTGTTGCCAGCAAAATGATTCATCTTGATAATGATTTGGTAGGTGGTTTTTATGCAGTGCATAAGAATCGTCCATTTTATGGTGAGTTGGTTGAATTTATGACGTCTGGCCCAGTAATGGTTCAGGTTTTAGAGGGTGAGAATGCCGTTACTAGGTATCGTGAAATTATGGGCGCTACCAATCCTAAAGAGGCTGATGTCGGAACTATTCGTGCTGATTTCGCAAAGTCTTTAGACGAAAATACAGTACATGGCTCTGATTCTTTAGAAAATGCAGCTATTGAAATCGAGTATTTCTTTGGTAAAGATGGTGTATGCCCAAGAACTCGTTAGTACTAATACACTTTCCTTGCATTAAACAGGGATTAATGCAAGGAAATGTATGAATAAACAAAATCTTTTAAGTTTTAATCAGAATGCGCTGTATGATTTTTTTGTGGGTTTAGGTGAAAAGCCTTATCGTACTAAACAAATCATACAGTGGATTTACAAAGCCTATGAGTTTGATTTTGATAAAATGCTTAATTTTAGCAAACCCCTAAGAGAGGAGCTAAGCAGGGTGGCTTGTGTTGAGCTACCTAAAGTTATTAAACAAAGCTTTGCTCTAGATGGGGTGATTAAATGGGTGCTAGCATTGAGTGAAGACAACCATATTGAAATGGTTTATATTCCTGAGAAAGATCGCGGAACGCTTTGCATTTCTTCCCAAGTAGGTTGTGCTTTGGCCTGTACTTTTTGCTCAACTGGTATGCAAGGGTTTAACAAAAATCTTACAACGGCTGAGATTATTGCCCAAGTATTGATTGCTAATCAGTATCTCAATCCTAAAGCTAAGCGTATTTCTAATGTTGTGTTTATGGGTATGGGTGAGCCTTTGTTAAATGAACATGCAGTGTATAACGCTTGTGATTTACTACTTGATGATTTAGCGTTTGGTTTATCTAGACGCAAGGTCACCATTTCTACCTCTGGCGTGGTGCCAGCCATGCTACGCATGAGTGAGCGAACACCTGTGAGTTTGGCTGTTTCCTTGCATGCACCTGATAATCATCTGCGAGATGAGCTAATGCCCATTAATCAAAAATATTCAATTGAAGAATTACTCGGAGCTTGCAAAGTATATTTACATGCTGGCACTCAGGAACGTCACATCTTGTTTGAGTATGTTATGCTTAAAGGTGTGAATGATTCTACTGAACACGCTAATAAATTAGCAAAATTATTAAAAGACATCTCGGCTAAAATAAATCTAATTCCCTTTAACCCATTTGAGAAAACTCAATATCAAACATCAAGTGCACAGACCATTGAAAAGTTTCAGAATATTTTATATCAACAGGGTATTCGTACAATGACACGCCGTACCCGTGGTGAAGATATTGATGGCGCTTGTGGACAATTGGCTGGAAAGGTGCTAGATAAAACTAAAAGAGCTCATGCTAGAAGACATTGATTACTACCCCAAAAAAAGCAAGAAAAAGCTTAAATTAAAATGGTGGATGCCACTTATTTTGGCCTTTATTTCAGGTATTTTTTGGTATTTAAATCAAAAAGATAACACTAAAAAAGTAAGAAAAGCGCCCGTTTTAATTGTCATTAGCAAAGGCGAAGAAGAACAAAAAGAGACTGTAAGCATCGTTATAATTGATAATCATCCATTGCTTGGTTCTGATTCTAATAACAACATTGTCAACCCAAAATCCCTAGATGAAGCAATTCATAACTACATCAATAAATATCAATGAAGCCAATACATACAATTCAAAGAAGAAAATCTAAGCAAATATTTGTCGGTGATGTTGCAATTGGTGGTGATGCGCCCATTTCAGTGCAAAGTATGACCAATACTGAAACGACTAATGTCAAAGCAACGGTTGCACAAATACAAGCCATTCAAAATGCAGGTGCCGACTTGGTGCGTGTCTCTGTGCCGACAATGGATGCGGCAGAAGCTTTTAAAGCCATAAAGAAACAAGTCAATATTCCACTGATTACCGACATTCATTTTGATTACAAAATTGCACTCAAGGTGGCAAAATATGGCGCCAGTTGCCTGCGTATCAACCCAGGTAATATTGGGCGAAAAGACAGAATAAGAGGAGTAGTGGCGTCAGCCATAGATCATAATATTCCAATTCGTATTGGTGTGAATGCAGGCTCTTTGGAAAAGGATTTACAAAAAAAATACACCGAGTCAACACCTGAGGCAATGGTTGAATCTGCCTTTAGACATATTGATATTTTAGATAAATTAAATTTTGATAATTTTAAGGTTTCACTCAAGGCCAGTGAAATTTTTATGACTGTATTTGCTTATCAACAACTGGCCTCTCAAATTGATAACCCATTACATTTAGGCATTACTGAGGCAGGGTCGTTACATTCTGGCACAGTTAAGTCTTCGATTGGCTTGGGTTTGTTATTATCAGAAGGTATTGGCGATACAATTAGAGTTTCTTTAGCCTCTGATCCAGTTGATGAAGTGCGTGTTGGCTTTGATATTTTAAAATCTTTAAATTTACGCCAAAAAGGCGTTAATTTAGTTGCTTGCCCATCGTGTTCTAGACAGAAGTTTGATGTGATTAAAGTAGTTAATGAGTTGGAATCTCGTCTTGAGGACATCACTGCACCAATTGATGTGGCAGTGATTGGTTGTGTGGTCAATGGACCCGGTGAAGCAAAAGCAGTGTCAGTCGGCTTAACAGGTGGTGAGCCTAACCTTTTGTATCTTGATGGCAAAATCCATTCTAAAATAACCAATGAAAACTTAGTAGATGAACTTGAAGCTCAGGTTAGAAACAGTCTTAGAAGCCTTTAACTCTTTTGTAAACCTTGTAGCGATAAATAAATTGTATCAACAAGTAGCCAAGTATTGAGCTGGTGATAGAAACAATCAAGCATCCAAGCAAGAAAGGCTGCCAAATAACATCAAATACTTGCCAAACATACTCAAGTGACATAACAAAGCCCTTTTCGATACTAACATCCAAAATCCAAGCGCCAAGTTTATAGCAACCATAAAAAATAACTGGCATGGTAATAGGATTGGTAATCCAAACTAGAGCAATAGATAGTGGTAGGTTTGCACTAGATATAACCGCAATTGGTGCGGCTAATAGCATTTGGAAGGGGATGGGAATAAACGCACAAAACACTCCAACTGCAAATGCTTTAGAGATAGACTTTCTATTAAAGTTCCACAAACTTGAGTGGTTTAAATGCTTGCCAAGCCAGCCTAAGTGCTTGTGATCTTTTAATTCATCTGGGTTAGGAGTGTAGTGTTTTAATAGTTTTTTCATGAACGTGCAGCATTGATAATGCCCGTTTCATTTAACCCATATAAATTATACAATTCTTGTTGCTCACCTTGCTCACTAAATTTGTCTGGCAAGCCTAAAATACTTAAAGGTATGTTGATATTTTTTTGATGTAGAAGTTCACTAATTGCACCACCTGCACCACCTGTGATGGCATTATCTTCAATAGAGATAAGTTTGGTATGTGAACTGGCTAATCTAATAATTAATGTTTCATCAAGTGGCTTAACAAAGCGCATATCAACCACAGTTGCACCTAGTTTTTCACCTGCGGCAAGTGCGCTTTTAACCATGATGCCAAAAGCAAAAATTGCCACACTAGAACCTTCAAGTATGACTTTTGCTTTACCCAGTGAAATTTTTTCATCAGTGATGTAATTTTGAAGATCTGATGTGCCTCTAGGATAGCGTATACAAATAGTGCCATTGGTTTCAAATGCAGTATTGAACATTTGATACATTTGTATTGCATTACTTGGCGCCATAATGGTTAAGTTGGGGATACACCTTAAGAAACTCAAATCAAAACTACCTGCATGAGTTGCGCCATCACTACCCACTAATCCAGCTCGGTCAATTGCAAAAATAACACTTAGATCTTGTAGTGCAATGTCATGAATAAGTTGGTCATAACCACGTTGTAAAAAAGTAGAATAGATAGCCACTATCGGTTTTAGACCCTGAGTGGCAAGTCCACCTGCAAAAGTGATGGCGTGTTGTTCTGCAATACCCACATCAAAATATTGCTTAGGGTAATTTTTTTCAAATTCGCTCATGCCAGACCCAGTACACATGGCAGGTGTAATGGCAATTAAATTTTTATGATGAGGTGCGGTATTATTTAGCCAAGTAGCAAATACAGTACTGTAACTGGGTAGATTGGAAGAGTTTGATGAGGCGGGTACTACGCCATGAAACTTACACGGGTCATTTTCTGCTGTTTCAAGCCCGTAACCTTTTTTGGTAATAATGTGTAAGAGTCTTGGTTTTGTTTGTTGTTTGAGGTTTTGTAGTGTTTGGACTAAGGTGGATAAATCATGTCCATCAATGGGTCCAAAATAATCAAGTCCCAATTCCTCAAACAAAGTACTAGGCAGGACCATGCCTTTAAGGTGTTCTTCTGAGCGTTTGGCAAATTCATGGACTTTAGGCATTTTTTCTAAAAATCCTAGTGACTTTGATTTCATGATTGAATAAACCTTGCCAGAGATAAGCTTGGTAAGGTATTTATTCATAGCACCCACATTTTTTGATATTGACATATCATTGTCATTTAGGATAATGAGTAGATCTGCATCACTATCACCTGCATGGTTAAGTGCTTCAAATGACATGCCACCTGTGAGTGCGCCATCGCCAATTACAGCGATAGATTTACCATTACTATTATTAATGCCGTTACCAATAGCGATGCCTAAAGCAGCACTAATTGAGGTTGATGAATGCCCAGCACCAAAGCTATCGTGCTCGCTTTCGCTACGTTTTGTAAAACCAGATAAGCCATCTTTTTGGCGCAACGTGTGCATTTTGTTAAGACGGCCTGTGAGGATTTTATGGGTATAAGCCTGATGGCCAACATCAAAGACAAAACTGTCATGCGGTGTGTCAAACACATAATGCATGGCAATGGTCATCTCAATTGTGCCAAGGTTAGGTGCTAAGTGGCCACCTGTTTTTTGAATATTTTCAATTAAAAATGTACGCACTTCTTCAGCTAAAGACTGCAATTGTACAATGTCAAGTTGTTTAATATCTACAGGGGAGGTTATTGAATTTAACACTAAATAAAGACTTAATTTAAAAAGACATCATTATACTGATAATAATAAGGCTATTTTAAAACTACCAAGAAGGGCGGCGAATTTTTAGCGAAGGGTCTTTTTGAATATTTTTATTTTTAATTTTAATCTTTTCGTCAAAATTTCTAGCAATAAAGCCAAGTTCTGGCTTAATTTTTCGCATCGGAATCCACACTCGATAGCCACTACCCTTAGCAACGCCCAACACTTCGTTATGCTCAGTTAGCATCGATTCAACCGTGGTATTAAAACAACCGTCAGGTAATATAACTTCAATAGAATCACCCACACTAAACTTATTTTTGGCTTCGATAAACGCCTTACCATCTTTATAATCTAGAATTTTCCCCACCACTTGTTGTTTGTGTGAGCGTGAATAATTATCAAAATAAGTTTGCAATTCTTCTGGCTGGTGTCTTTGATAAAAGCCATCGGTATACCCTCGATTAGCAAGATTTTCTAGCACGCCAAAAGCATTTTTATCAAACTCACGACCAGCAACAGCATCATCAATGGCTTGTCGATATACTTGTGCTGTGCGTGCAGCGTAGTAGTGTGATTTGGTTCTGCCCTCGATTTTGAGGGAATTAATTCCCATGGTTGTGAGTGTATGTACGTGCTCAACGGCGCGTAAGTCTTTGGAATTCATGATATAAGTGCCATGTTCATCCTCAAAAGCGGGCATTAATTCACCAAGGCGACCTTGTTCTTCAAGTAACACAACTTGATTTTCAGAGGTTTTAATTTCAACTGCTTTAATATCACCCTCAAGGGTTTCTTCGGCCTCTTTAACGTCATATTTCCAACGACAAGAATTGGTGCATGAGCCTTGGTTTGGATCGCGGTGATTAAAATAGCCTGACAATAAGCAACGAC harbors:
- the yegQ gene encoding tRNA 5-hydroxyuridine modification protein YegQ → MNKPELLSPAGSLKHMRYAYAYGADAIYAGQPRYSLRVRNNSFDAKTLEQGILEAHANNKKFFVASNIIPHNSKIKTYMKDIEPIVNFNPDALIMADPGLIMMVKEKFPNQVVHLSVQANSINYATVKFWKNVGISRIILSRELSLDEVKEIRQECPDIELEVFVHGALCIAYSGRCLLSGYFNHRDPNQGSCTNSCRWKYDVKEAEETLEGDIKAVEIKTSENQVVLLEEQGRLGELMPAFEDEHGTYIMNSKDLRAVEHVHTLTTMGINSLKIEGRTKSHYYAARTAQVYRQAIDDAVAGREFDKNAFGVLENLANRGYTDGFYQRHQPEELQTYFDNYSRSHKQQVVGKILDYKDGKAFIEAKNKFSVGDSIEVILPDGCFNTTVESMLTEHNEVLGVAKGSGYRVWIPMRKIKPELGFIARNFDEKIKIKNKNIQKDPSLKIRRPSW
- a CDS encoding DUF2062 domain-containing protein is translated as MKKLLKHYTPNPDELKDHKHLGWLGKHLNHSSLWNFNRKSISKAFAVGVFCAFIPIPFQMLLAAPIAVISSANLPLSIALVWITNPITMPVIFYGCYKLGAWILDVSIEKGFVMSLEYVWQVFDVIWQPFLLGCLIVSITSSILGYLLIQFIYRYKVYKRVKGF
- the smpB gene encoding SsrA-binding protein SmpB, whose product is MAKKNKKIKTSSNTIALNKKARRDYFIEQTLEAGLSLEGWEVKSLRDSKAQIKESYVILKNNELFLFGAHVSPLKSASTHVNADSTRTRKLLLNRLEINRIKDKINQKGATVVPLKLYWVRGKVKLEIGVAKGKKSHDKRQDIKSRDWQRDKQRALKETNK
- the dxs gene encoding 1-deoxy-D-xylulose-5-phosphate synthase, with protein sequence MLNSITSPVDIKQLDIVQLQSLAEEVRTFLIENIQKTGGHLAPNLGTIEMTIAMHYVFDTPHDSFVFDVGHQAYTHKILTGRLNKMHTLRQKDGLSGFTKRSESEHDSFGAGHSSTSISAALGIAIGNGINNSNGKSIAVIGDGALTGGMSFEALNHAGDSDADLLIILNDNDMSISKNVGAMNKYLTKLISGKVYSIMKSKSLGFLEKMPKVHEFAKRSEEHLKGMVLPSTLFEELGLDYFGPIDGHDLSTLVQTLQNLKQQTKPRLLHIITKKGYGLETAENDPCKFHGVVPASSNSSNLPSYSTVFATWLNNTAPHHKNLIAITPAMCTGSGMSEFEKNYPKQYFDVGIAEQHAITFAGGLATQGLKPIVAIYSTFLQRGYDQLIHDIALQDLSVIFAIDRAGLVGSDGATHAGSFDLSFLRCIPNLTIMAPSNAIQMYQMFNTAFETNGTICIRYPRGTSDLQNYITDEKISLGKAKVILEGSSVAIFAFGIMVKSALAAGEKLGATVVDMRFVKPLDETLIIRLASSHTKLISIEDNAITGGAGGAISELLHQKNINIPLSILGLPDKFSEQGEQQELYNLYGLNETGIINAARS
- the rlmN gene encoding 23S rRNA (adenine(2503)-C(2))-methyltransferase RlmN, producing MNKQNLLSFNQNALYDFFVGLGEKPYRTKQIIQWIYKAYEFDFDKMLNFSKPLREELSRVACVELPKVIKQSFALDGVIKWVLALSEDNHIEMVYIPEKDRGTLCISSQVGCALACTFCSTGMQGFNKNLTTAEIIAQVLIANQYLNPKAKRISNVVFMGMGEPLLNEHAVYNACDLLLDDLAFGLSRRKVTISTSGVVPAMLRMSERTPVSLAVSLHAPDNHLRDELMPINQKYSIEELLGACKVYLHAGTQERHILFEYVMLKGVNDSTEHANKLAKLLKDISAKINLIPFNPFEKTQYQTSSAQTIEKFQNILYQQGIRTMTRRTRGEDIDGACGQLAGKVLDKTKRAHARRH
- the ispG gene encoding flavodoxin-dependent (E)-4-hydroxy-3-methylbut-2-enyl-diphosphate synthase: MKPIHTIQRRKSKQIFVGDVAIGGDAPISVQSMTNTETTNVKATVAQIQAIQNAGADLVRVSVPTMDAAEAFKAIKKQVNIPLITDIHFDYKIALKVAKYGASCLRINPGNIGRKDRIRGVVASAIDHNIPIRIGVNAGSLEKDLQKKYTESTPEAMVESAFRHIDILDKLNFDNFKVSLKASEIFMTVFAYQQLASQIDNPLHLGITEAGSLHSGTVKSSIGLGLLLSEGIGDTIRVSLASDPVDEVRVGFDILKSLNLRQKGVNLVACPSCSRQKFDVIKVVNELESRLEDITAPIDVAVIGCVVNGPGEAKAVSVGLTGGEPNLLYLDGKIHSKITNENLVDELEAQVRNSLRSL
- the rnhA gene encoding ribonuclease HI encodes the protein MNKIIIYTDGGCRGNPGIGGWGVWLRYGEHDKKLQGAERDTTNNRMELIAAIKALEAIKSSNIAIDLFTDSKYVMTGISEWIKNWKARSWKTANKKPVKNIDLWQRLDVLNNQHNVVWHWVKGHSGDKGNDMADALANLAMDKISN
- a CDS encoding type II toxin-antitoxin system RatA family toxin produces the protein MHHISNNAIVAYSCKQMYQLVNQVNQYPQFLNWCSDASILKQSDDKIIASVKINKGIFNQIFTTINTLTPHQKIDMQLKEGPFKHLSGAWIFTKLSSSACKIELNLEFSFSSKLVDITISPIFTSIANSQLDAFIARAKQVYA
- the ndk gene encoding nucleoside-diphosphate kinase — its product is MERTLSIIKPDAVAKNVIGQIYSRFEEAGFKIVASKMIHLDNDLVGGFYAVHKNRPFYGELVEFMTSGPVMVQVLEGENAVTRYREIMGATNPKEADVGTIRADFAKSLDENTVHGSDSLENAAIEIEYFFGKDGVCPRTR
- a CDS encoding HU family DNA-binding protein, whose product is MNKSGLIDAIASVANLSKADASRALNATTDAITRAMTSSDGVQLTGFGSFIVRGRAARTGRNPQTGATIQIKASKVAAFKAGKALKEAINK